One Longimicrobiales bacterium DNA window includes the following coding sequences:
- a CDS encoding transcriptional repressor has protein sequence MHPDNSDQRLREALEASGQRFTDQRAAVYRYLAGTDVHPTADEVFLGVRQDTAGISLATVYKSLETLVGCGLAVKLTYSDGSARYDGRTDPHHHIRCVVCGKVADLPGEVDPAGIRELSARADGFSVTGYRLELSGYCVSCLPGGGPGPLHA, from the coding sequence ATGCATCCAGACAATAGTGATCAGCGGCTCCGAGAGGCACTTGAGGCCAGCGGACAACGGTTTACAGACCAACGCGCAGCTGTGTACCGCTACCTCGCGGGCACGGATGTCCACCCTACAGCCGACGAAGTATTCCTCGGTGTTCGGCAAGACACAGCGGGAATCTCTCTGGCCACGGTATATAAGAGCCTCGAGACCCTTGTCGGCTGTGGACTAGCGGTGAAGCTGACCTACAGTGACGGTTCGGCTCGGTACGATGGCCGAACCGATCCCCATCACCACATTCGATGTGTCGTGTGCGGTAAAGTCGCAGACCTGCCGGGAGAAGTGGATCCAGCCGGCATCCGTGAACTCAGCGCACGGGCGGATGGATTCAGCGTGACCGGATATCGGCTCGAGTTATCTGGATACTGTGTGTCCTGCCTCCCCGGGGGCGGGCCCGGTCCGCTTCACGCTTGA
- a CDS encoding heavy metal translocating P-type ATPase has protein sequence MSGCCDPNQPDLESAWRTSIVSTAVCGLAVSAGFAFQINDLASASLVAFVVAYIAGGWEATGRTVRELADASIDVDLLMLLAAAGAATVGHWLEGAALLFLFSLGTSLETYAFGRTRRSISALMDLRPETALRVVEGRTEAVAIEALVPSDVVRVAPGERIPADGQVSSGSSRIDESTLTGEPVPVRKEAGSDVFAGTLNGSGSLDLTVTRRADDSALARVIRMVEDARETRAPTQSWIEDVEGRYAVGVIAAAALAIVIPWTFMGWAFEASFYRAMTLLVVASPCALVISIPATIVSAVSNGARRGVLFKGGLHLDALADIRAIAFDKTGTLTVGRPELSRLVTNTPAGADPEAFQHRVLRLIASAESRSEHPLASAILQAAEAQSVAMSEPNNFEAIAGQGVQADVDGVRVSIGRRSWISDLIDAPLPTDLVDAFDDMRKAGTTPMLVAFDGKAVAALSVADQPRSGTAHAIRDIRALGITHLAMLTGDDRGTARVIGDAVGVDHIHAELLPDAKTRIIESIREEYGPVAMVGDGVNDAPALATADVGFALGAAGTDVALETADVVVMGEQLDGIAHAIRLSRRARRIVRQNLVFSVGVMVTLIVLALTGNIGLTAGVIGHEGSTVIVVFNGLRLLVDPRNAAA, from the coding sequence ATGAGCGGCTGCTGCGACCCGAACCAACCCGATCTTGAGTCTGCCTGGCGCACCAGCATCGTGTCGACAGCGGTGTGCGGATTGGCCGTATCCGCCGGCTTTGCATTCCAAATCAACGACCTTGCATCGGCTTCGCTCGTCGCCTTCGTCGTCGCCTACATCGCCGGCGGATGGGAGGCGACCGGACGTACGGTACGGGAACTCGCCGATGCATCCATTGATGTAGACCTCCTCATGTTACTGGCGGCCGCGGGCGCTGCCACGGTTGGCCATTGGCTGGAAGGCGCCGCCCTCCTCTTTCTTTTCTCGCTGGGCACGAGCCTAGAGACCTACGCCTTCGGCAGGACGCGCCGCTCGATTAGCGCTCTGATGGACCTCCGTCCTGAGACCGCCCTGCGGGTGGTCGAAGGGCGCACGGAGGCAGTCGCCATCGAGGCCCTTGTCCCAAGCGATGTCGTGCGGGTCGCGCCCGGAGAGCGCATACCCGCAGACGGCCAGGTAAGCAGCGGCTCCTCGCGAATCGACGAGTCCACCCTCACAGGCGAGCCCGTGCCTGTCCGCAAGGAGGCGGGGTCAGACGTCTTCGCAGGCACGCTGAACGGTTCGGGTTCACTGGACCTGACCGTGACCCGCCGGGCCGACGACTCTGCCCTGGCGCGAGTCATTCGCATGGTTGAAGACGCCCGAGAGACCAGGGCCCCGACGCAGAGTTGGATCGAGGACGTCGAGGGGCGTTACGCCGTGGGTGTCATCGCGGCGGCGGCTCTGGCCATCGTCATCCCCTGGACGTTCATGGGGTGGGCATTCGAAGCCTCGTTCTATCGGGCCATGACACTCCTCGTTGTTGCCTCTCCGTGCGCATTGGTAATCTCGATCCCAGCGACGATCGTCTCTGCCGTGAGCAACGGAGCGCGGCGTGGTGTACTCTTCAAAGGAGGACTCCACCTCGACGCGCTCGCAGACATCCGGGCGATCGCGTTCGACAAAACCGGGACCCTAACGGTCGGGCGTCCCGAACTCTCTCGTCTCGTTACGAACACGCCCGCGGGTGCGGACCCAGAAGCCTTCCAGCACCGTGTGCTTCGGCTCATCGCCTCCGCCGAATCCCGATCCGAACACCCGCTGGCCTCAGCCATATTACAGGCTGCTGAAGCACAATCGGTGGCCATGTCCGAACCAAACAACTTTGAGGCCATCGCCGGCCAAGGAGTTCAGGCCGACGTGGACGGCGTGCGTGTATCGATCGGGCGTCGGTCTTGGATTTCCGATCTGATCGACGCGCCGCTTCCCACTGATTTGGTCGACGCCTTCGACGACATGCGGAAGGCCGGGACAACGCCGATGCTCGTAGCCTTTGACGGTAAGGCCGTGGCTGCGCTCTCAGTGGCAGATCAGCCGCGGTCCGGTACCGCGCACGCAATTCGAGACATTCGTGCCCTCGGGATCACACACCTCGCGATGTTGACGGGTGACGACAGGGGTACAGCACGAGTGATCGGTGACGCGGTGGGAGTGGATCACATTCACGCGGAGCTCCTACCAGATGCGAAGACCCGGATCATCGAGAGTATTCGTGAAGAGTACGGGCCCGTGGCCATGGTCGGCGATGGCGTGAACGACGCCCCTGCCCTGGCCACCGCGGACGTCGGGTTCGCTCTTGGGGCAGCAGGCACCGACGTGGCGCTGGAAACAGCGGATGTCGTCGTGATGGGCGAGCAACTCGATGGAATCGCCCACGCGATCCGGTTGAGCCGTCGGGCGCGCAGAATCGTGCGTCAGAATCTGGTGTTCTCAGTTGGCGTGATGGTCACTTTGATCGTGCTGGCGCTCACCGGGAATATCGGTCTAACCGCAGGCGTTATCGGACACGAAGGGAGCACGGTGATCGTCGTCTTCAACGGTCTGCGGCTGCTGGTCGACCCCAGGAACGCCGCCGCATGA